Proteins co-encoded in one Corylus avellana chromosome ca9, CavTom2PMs-1.0 genomic window:
- the LOC132161996 gene encoding zinc finger protein ZAT11, which yields MKRNFEDAGVKDQSFDDMAKCLMLLSHGIETDPKKGSRVPVFECKTCNRQFSSFQALGGHRASHKRPRLTGDEQRDRAKLQSSVGSKPKMHECSICGLEFAMGQALGGHMRRHRATMNEGFSPPITLDSKVPVAVLKRSNSKRVMCLDLNLTPLENDLKLLFGKKAPDVDLRLMI from the coding sequence AtgaagagaaattttgaagatgcaGGAGTGAAGGACCAGAGCTTCGACGACATGGCAAAATGTCTGATGCTTCTGTCTCACGGCATCGAGACCGACCCGAAAAAGGGCTCCCGGGTTCCTGTCTTTGAATGCAAGACTTGTAACCGCCAATTCTCCTCGTTCCAAGCGCTGGGCGGCCACCGAGCCAGCCACAAGCGGCCGAGATTAACGGGGGACGAGCAGAGGGACCGGGCCAAACTCCAAAGCTCCGTAGGGAGCAAACCGAAGATGCACGAGTGCTCGATCTGTGGTTTGGAGTTTGCTATGGGGCAAGCTTTGGGTGGGCACATGAGGCGGCATAGAGCGACGATGAACGAAGGGTTTTCTCCGCCCATTACTCTCGATTCCAAAGTGCCTGTGGCTGTGCTGAAAAGGTCCAACAGTAAAAGGGTTATGTGCTTGGACTTGAATTTGACGCCATTGGAGAACGATTTGAAGTTATTGTTTGGAAAGAAGGCTCCTGATGTCGATCTACGGTTGATGATTTGA
- the LOC132191875 gene encoding kinesin-like protein KIN-5B, with amino-acid sequence MSLTPDLSKKVGLGIAPSPNPFLTPRPERRRTDPRMVDWNSNRQDRDKETNVQVLLRCRPLSDDEQRLNVPKVISCNEHKREVSVSQNLANKQVDRIFTFDKVFGPKAQQRSIYDQAIAPIVNEVLDGFNCTVFAYGQTGTGKTYTMEGGRRNKGGDLPAEAGVIPRAVRQIFDMLEAQNADYSLKVTFLELYNEEITDLLAPEDNSRSTEDRQKKPISLMEDGKGCVVLRGLEEEAVYSVNEIHSLLEQGAAKRRTADTLLNKHSSRSHSIFTITVHIKEAAVGDEELIKCGKLNLVDLAGSENISRSGAREGRAREAGEINKSLLTLGRVINALVEHSAHIPYRDSKLTRLLRDSLGGKTKTCIIATVSPSVHCLEETLSTLDYACRAKNIKNKPEANQKMSKAVLLKDLYLEIERMKQDVRAAREKNGVYIPLERFAKEEAERKASKEKIEQLENDLNLSEKQVDRFRELYLTEQEQKLDVESELKDCKVNLEKSSKTLLDLQESYRLAITMLKEKESIISKLQRSENSLIQCAKELRTNLQSASEDIASLFAKLDQKDRMEAENQSMVLTFGSHLDQRLKDLHRTVLGSVSQQQQYLRCMEEHVCSYLASKCDATQALESRITKMTETYTSGVATLKDLANALQRKASSDLEQINSTISLQATAVENFLVTAVLEAKEVICDIQNSLDEQKQLLAFFTRQQEEGLQRSLVSAQVISKETVSFFNNLHHHASKVMTVLDESQIQRSNQFIKFEKMFKDEAAIEEKQALEKIAGILARLTSKKAAMVSKASRRIQDSSIQESTKLKQEMSEMQQVSTVAKKKLSEYMEKLESHFMEDTFSAAESRAIMEDCFHECSKRVDYSGQQWEIAQSSIKGLNKIGIADIGSTIMENIYANHFAYEEFVSTSSSVSADFNAGACDMLATVEDSLMLDRENKKEIDSTTALCLDQLKSIQEKHGESISNIRSQAEKCLIKDYLVDEHSRTTPKKRVIVVPSLASIEEMREPDFEMDKEANTSENRLKWTPTESKIPHPTVSPILQRTPFADVN; translated from the exons ATGTCACTCACTCCTGATTTATCAAAGAAAGTGGGATTAGGGATTGCACCGTCTCCAAATCCTTTTCTGACGCCTCGTCCAGAACGGCGGCGTACGGATCCGAGAATGGTGGACTGGAACTCAAACCGTCAGGACAGGGATAAAGAGACAAATGTGCAAGTTCTGCTTAGATGCAG GCCATTAAGTGATGATGAGCAAAGGTTGAATGTGCCGAAGGTGATATCATGTAATGAACATAAAAGAGAAGTGTCTGTTTCGCAAAATCTAGCTAACAAGCAAGTAGATAGAATTTTCACCTTTGACAAG GTTTTTGGGCCCAAAGCACAGCAAAGATCTATATATGACCAAGCCATTGCCCCAATTGTTAATGAAGTTCTCGATGGATTCAACTGTACAGTCTTTGCATATGGACAGACAGGGACTGGTAAAACATATACTATGGAGGGTGGGAGGAGAAACAAG GGTGGGGATTTGCCTGCTGAGGCTGGAGTTATTCCTCGGGCTGTTCGTCAAATTTTTGATATGCTTGAGGCACAAAATGCTGACTATAGTCTGAAAGTAACATTTTTGGAGCTGTACAATGAAGAAATAACTGATTTACTGGCTCCAGAAGACAATTCAAGATCAACTGAAGATAGACAAAAGAAACCTATTTCCTTGATGGAGGATGGAAAGGGTTGTGTGGTTCTAAGAGGCCTTGAAGAAGAAGCAGTATACAGTGTAAATGAAATTCATAGTCTCTTGGAACAAGGGGCGGCCAAAAGGCGTACAGCGGATACCTTGTTAAACAAGCACAGtag cCGTTCTCATTCTATCTTTACCATCACCGTCCATATAAAGGAAGCAGCTGTTGGTGATGAGGAGCTAATTAAGTGCGGCAAGCTTAATCTTGTTGATTTGGCAGGATCAGAGAATATATCTCGGTCAGGTGCACGGGAG GGTCGAGCAAGAGAAGCAGGGGAGATAAACAAAAGCTTACTCACCTTAGGCCGCGTTATAAATGCCCTTGTGGAACATTCTGCTCATATACCTTACAG GGATAGCAAGCTTACGAGGCTATTAAGGGACTCTTTAGGagggaaaacaaaaacttgCATCATTGCTACAGTTTCTCCCTCTGTTCATTGTTTGGAAGAAACTCTAAGCACATTAGATTATGCCTGTCGtgccaaaaacataaaaaacaaaccTGAG GCCAATCAGAAAATGTCCAAAGCTGTGTTGCTCAAGGATTTGTATTTGGAAATTGAGAGAATGAAACAAG ATGTTCGAGCAGCAAGGGAAAAGAATGGTGTTTATATTCCGCTTGAAAGATTTGCCAAGGAAGAAGCTGAAAGGAAG GCAAGTAAAGAGAAGATAGAGCAATTGGAGAATGATCTCAACCTCAGTGAGAAG CAAGTGGATAGGTTTCGAGAGCTCTATTTGACTGAGCAAGAACAGAAACTGGATGTGGAAAGTGAGCTCAAGGACTGCAAG GTAAATCTGGAAAAAAGTAGCAAGACATTGCTTGATCTTCAAGAAAGTTACAGGTTAGCCATCACAATGTTGAAGGAAAAGGAGTCTATCATTTCCAAACTGCAACGCTCAG AAAATTCTTTAATTCAATGTGCAAAGGAGTTGCGCACCAATTTGCAGAGTGCATCAGAGGATATAGCTTCATTATTTGCAAAATTAG ATCAGAAAGACAGGATGGAAGCAGAAAACCAGAGCATGGTTTTGACTTTTGGTTCTCATCTTGATCAGCGCTTAAAAGACCTGCACAGGACTGTCCTGGGGTCAGTTTCTCAACAACAGCAGTACTTAAGATGTATGGAAGAACATGTCTGCTCATATCTTGCTAGTAAATGTGAT GCAACACAGGCTCTTGAATCAAGGATTACGAAAATGACAGAGACTTATACTTCTGGAGTAGCAACCTTGAAGGACCTTGCCAATGCATTGCAAAGGAAAGCTTCCTCAGACCTGGAGCAGATAAATTCTACAATCTCATTGCAAGCAACGGCAGTTGAGAAT TTTCTTGTCACTGCTGTTTTGGAGGCCAAGGAGGTTATTTGCGACATCCAAAATTCTCTTGATGAGCAAAAACAGTTACTGGCTTTCTTCACTCGACAACAGGAAGAG GGGTTACAACGTAGTTTGGTTTCAGCACAAGTAATTTCAAAGGAAACCGTGAGCTTCTTTAATAATCTGCACCATCATGCTTCTAAAGTGATGACAGTTCTTGATGAAAGCCAAATTCAGAGATCCAACCAATTCATAAAATTTGAGAAGATGTTTAAG GATGAGGCTGCTATAGAGGAAAAGCAGGCTTTGGAGAAAATTGCAGGAATATTAGCAAGATTGACATCTAAGAAAGCTGCTATG GTCTCAAAGGCATCAAGGAGAATCCAGGACtcaagtatacaagagagcacAAAATTGAAGCAAGAGATGTCCGAGATGCAGCAAGTTTCAACTGTTGCTAAGAAGAAATTGAGTGAGTACATGGAAAAGTTGGAAAGTCATTTCATGGAAGACACATTCTCAGCTGCCGAGTCTAGGGCTATCATGGAAGATTGTTTCCATGAGTG CTCAAAGAGGGTGGATTATTCTGGGCAGCAGTGGGAAATTGCCCAGTCATCCATTAAAGGTCTTAACAAGATTGGCATTGCAGATATAGGATCTACTATTAT GGAAAATATATACGCAAATCATTTTGCATATGAGGAATTTGTATCTACATCTTCCTCTGTAAGTGCAGATTTCAATGCTGGAGCCTGTGACATGCTTGCCACTGTTGAAG ATTCTCTAATGCTGGACCGTGAAAATAAGAAGGAAATAGACTCCACAACAGCCTTGTGCTTGGATCAGCTTAAATCTATACAAGAGAAGCATGGTGAAAGCATATCAAATATCCGAAGCCAAGCAGAAAAGTGCctaataaaagattatttg GTCGATGAGCATAGTCGTACAACACCTAAGAAACGAGTTATAGTAGTGCCAAGTTTGGCATCAATTGAAGAGATGAGAGAACCTGACTTTGAAATGGACAAAGAAGCCAATACTTCAGAGAATAGATTGAAATGGACTCCCACAGAAAGCAAGATCCCACATCCAACAGTCTCACCTATACTTCAGAGAACTCCTTTTGCAGATGTCAATTGA